A window from Peromyscus eremicus chromosome 1, PerEre_H2_v1, whole genome shotgun sequence encodes these proteins:
- the Taok2 gene encoding serine/threonine-protein kinase TAO2 isoform X2 codes for MPAGGRAGSLKDPDVAELFFKDDPEKLFSDLREIGHGSFGAVYFARDVRSSEVVAIKKMSYSGKQSNEKWQDIIKEVRFLQKLRHPNTIQYRGCYLREHTAWLVMEYCLGSASDLLEVHKKPLQEVEIAAVTHGALQGLAYLHSHNMIHRDVKAGNILLSEPGLVKLGDFGSASIMAPANSFVGTPYWMAPEVILAMDEGQYDGKVDVWSLGITCIELAERKPPLFNMNAMSALYHIAQNESPALQSGHWSEYFRNFVDSCLQKIPQDRPTSEVLLKHRFVLRERPPTVIMDLIQRTKDAVRELDNLQYRKMKKILFQEAPNGPGAEAPEEEEEAEPYMHRAGTLTSLESSHSVPSMSISASSQSSSVNSLADASDNEEEEEEEEEEEEEEEEEGPEAREMAMMQEGEHTVTSHSSIIHRLPGSDNLYDDPYQPEMTPGPLQPPAAPPTSTTSSARRRAYCRNRDHFATIRTASLVSRQIQEHEQDSALREQLSGYKRMRRQHQKQLLALESRLRGEREEHSGRLQRELEAQRAGFGTEAEKLARRHQAIGEKEARAAQAEERKFQQHILGQQKKELAALLEAQKRTYKLRKEQLKEELQENPSTPKREKAEWLLRQKEQLQQCQAEEEAGLLRRQRQYFELQCRQYKRKMLLARHSLDQDLLREDLNKKQTQKDLECALLLRQHEATRELELRQLQAVQRTRAELTRLQHQTELGNQLEYNKRREQELRQKHAAQVRQQPKSLKVRAGQLPMGLPATGALGPLSTGTPSEEQPCSSGQEAVLDQRMLGEEEEAVPERRILGEEGTILEPEEQRILGEEMGTFSSSPQKHRSLVNEEDWDISEEMKEIRVPSPASQERSIIGQEEAGAWSLWKKEGRNLVDVEFKLDWVQGPVLTPVPEEEEEEEEEEEEEEEGGAPIGTPRDPGDGCPSPDIPPEPPPSHLRQCPASQLPGLLSHGLLAGLSFAVGSSSGLLPLLLLLLLPLLAAQGGGGLQAALLALEVGLVGLGASYLFLCTALHLPPSLFLLLAQGTALGAVLSLSWRRGLLGVPLGLGAAWLLAWPSLALPLAAMAAGGKWVRQQGPQMRRGISRLWLRVLLRLSPMAFRALQGCGAVGDRGLFALYPKTNKNGFKSRLPVPWPRQGNPRTTQHPLALLARVWALCKGWNWRLARASHRLASCLPPWAIHTLASWGLLKGERPSRIPRLLPRSQRRLGLSASRQLPPGTVAGRRAQTRRALPPWR; via the exons ATGCCAGCTGGGGGCCGGGCAGGGAGCCTGAAGGACCCTGATGTAGCTGAGCTCTTCTTCAAGGATGACCCTGAGAAGCTTTTCTCTGACCTCCGGGAAATTGGCCATGGCAGCTTTGGCGCTGTGTACTTT GCCCGGGATGTCCGAAGCAGTGAAGTGGTGGCCATCAAGAAGATGTCCTACAGTGGGAAGCAGTCAAATGAG AAATGGCAGGACATCATCAAGGAGGTGCGGTTCTTACAGAAGCTACGACATCCCAATACCATTCAGTACCGGGGCTGTTACCTGAGGGAGCACACAGCTTGG CTGGTGATGGAGTATTGCCTGGGCTCAGCTTCTGATCTTTTAGAAG TGCACAAGAAGCCCCTTCAGGAGGTGGAGATTGCAGCTGTGACCCATGGGGCGCTTCAGGGCCTGGCATATCTACACTCACACAACATGATCCATAG GGATGTAAAGGCTGGAAACATCTTGCTGTCTGAACCAGGCTTGGTAAAATTGGGGGACTTTGGCTCCGCATCTATCATGGCACCTGCCAACTCCTTTGTGGGCACTCCATACTG GATGGCTCCAGAGGTGATCTTAGCCATGGATGAGGGGCAGTATGATGGCAAAGTGGATGTCTGGTCCTTGGGGATAACCTGTATTGAGTTGG CTGAGCGGAAGCCACCACTGTTTAACATGAATGCAATGAGTGCCTTATACCACATTGCACAGAATGAGTCCCCTGCGCTCCAGTCAGGACACTG GTCTGAGTACTTCCGGAATTTTGTTGACTCCTGTCTTCAGAAAATCCCTCAAGATAGACCAACCTCAGAGGTTCTTCTGAAG CACCGCTTTGTGCTCCGGGAGCGGCCACCCACAGTCATCATGGACCTAATCCAGAGGACCAAGGATGCTGTACGGGAACTGGATAACCTGCAGTACCGGAAGATGAAGAAGATACTGTTCCAAGAAGCACCCAATGGCCCTGGTGCGGAGgccccagaggaggaggag GAAGCAGAACCCTACATGCACCGAGCAGGGACACTGACCAGTCTAGAGAGTAGCCACTCAGTGCCCAGCATGTCCATCAGCGCCTCCAGCCAAAGCAGCTCAGTCAACAGCCTAGCAGATGCCTCAgacaatgaggaggaggaggaagaagaggaagaggaggaggaagaggaggaggaagaaggcccTGAAGCCCGAGAAATGGCCATGATGCAGGAGGGGGAGCATACAGTCACTTCCCACAGCTCCATCATCCACAGACTGCCG GGCTCAGACAACCTATATGATGATCCCTACCAGCCAGAGATGACCCCAGGTCCACTCCAACCACCTGCAGCCCCTCCTACCTCCACCACCTCTTCTGCTCGCCGCCGGGCTTATTGCCGCAACCGGGACCACTTTGCTACCATCCGTACTGCCTCCCTG GTCAGCCGTCAGATCCAGGAGCATGAGCAGGACTCGGCTCTGCGGGAGCAACTGAGTGGCTACAAGCGGATGCGGCGTCAGCACCAGAAGCAGCTGCTGGCCCTGGAGTCCCGTCTGAGGGGTGAACGTGAGGAGCACAGTGGACGGCTGCAGCGGGAACTTGAGGCACAACGGGCTGGCTTTGGGACTGAGGCTGAGAAGCTGGCCCGGAGGCACCAGGCCATTGGTGAAAAGGAGGCCCGGGCTGCTCAGGCCGAGGAGCGCAAGTTCCAGCAGCACATCCTGGGGCAGCAGAAGAAGGAGCTGGCTGCCCTGCTGGAGGCGCAGAAGCGAACCTATAAGCTTCGGAAGGAGCAGTTGAAGGAG GAGCTCCAGGAGAACCCTAGCACACCGAAACGAGAGAAGGCCGAGTGGttgctgaggcagaaggagcagCTGCAGCAGTGCCAGGCGGAAGAGGAGGCCGGGCTGCtgcggaggcagagacagtactTTGAACTGCAGTGTCGCCAGTACAAGCGCAAGATGCTGCTGGCCCGACACAGCCTGGACCAGGACCTGCTTCGAGAG GACTTGaacaagaaacagacacagaaggaCTTGGAGTGTGCTCTGCTGTTGCGGCAACATGAGGCCACCCGAGAGTTGGAGCTACGGCAGCTGCAAGCTGTCCAGCGCACACGTGCTGAGCTCACCCGCCTCCAGCACCAGACAGAGCTAGGCAACCAGCTGGAGTACAACAAGCGGCGGGAGCAGGAGCTGCGGCAGAAGCATGCGGCCCAGGTTCGCCAGCAGCCCAAGAGCCTCAAAGTACGTGCAGGCCAGCTACCCATGGGCCTCCCTGCTACTGGGGCTCTGGGACCACTCAGCACAGGCACCCCTAGTGAAGAGCAGCCCTGCTCATCTGGCCAGGAGGCAGTCCTGGACCAAAGGAtgctgggagaggaggaggaagcagtgcCAGAGAGAAGGATTTTGGGAGAGGAAGGGACCATCTTGGAGCCAGAGGAGCAGAGGATTCTGGGGGAAGAAATGGGAACCTTTAGTTCCAGCCCACAAAAACATAGGAGTCTGGTTAATGAGGAAGATTGGGATATATCTGAGGAGATGAAGGAGATTAGAGTCCCATCACCGGCATCCCAGGAGAGAAGTATTATTGgccaggaagaggctggggcaTGGAGTTTGTGGAAGAAAGAGGGTAGGAACCTTGTGGATGTGGAGTTCAAGCTTGACTGGGTCCAGGGTCCTGTTCTGACTCCGGtccctgaggaggaggaggaggaggaggaggaggaggaggaggaggaggagggaggggctccAATTGGAACCCCCAGGGACCCTGGAGATGGCTGTCCTTCCCCAGATATCCCCCCAGAGCCACCTCCATCACATCTGAGACAGTGCCCTGCTAGCCAACTCCCTGGACTCCTTTCTCATGGCCTCCTGGCTGGCCTCTCCTTTGCAGTGGGGTCTTCCTCTGGCCTTCTgcccctcctgctgctgctgctcctcccaCTGCTGGCAGCCCAGGGTGGGGGCGGCCTGCAGGCAGCGCTGCTGGCCCTTGAGGTAGGACTAGTGGGCCTGGGGGCCTCCTACCTGTTCCTTTGTACAGCCCTCCACCTGccccccagcctcttccttctcctggctcaGGGCACTGCACTAGGAGCTGTCCTTAGCCTGAGCTGGCGCCGAGGCCTTCTGGGTGTGCCTCTGGGCCTGGGGGCTGCCTGGCTCCTAGCTTGGCCCAGCCTGGCTCTACCTCTGGCAGCTATGGCAGCTGGGGGCAAATGGGTGCGGCAGCAAGGCCCCCAGATGCGTCGAGGCATCTCTCGACTTTGGTTGCGGGTTCTGCTACGCCTGTCACCCATGGCCTTTCGGGCCCTACAGGGCTGTGGGGCCGTGGGAGACCGGGGGTTGTTTGCGCTGTATCCTAAGACCAACAAGAACGGTTTTAAAAGCCGACTACCTGTCCCTTGGCCCCGTCAGGGAAATCCTCGCACTACTCAACACCCACTAGCTCTGTTGGCAAGAGTTTGGGCTCTGTGCAAGGGCTGGAACTGGCGCCTAGCACGGGCTAGCCACAGATTAGCCTCTTGCTTACCCCCCTGGGCTATTCACACACTAGCCAGCTGGGGCCTGCTTAAAGGCGAACGGCCCAGTCGTATCCCTCGGCTGCTACCACGCAGCCAGCGCCGTCTTGGGCTCTCTGCTTCCCGACAGCTACCACCAGGGACTGTGGCTGGGCGGAGAGCTCAGACCCGCAGGGCCCTGCCTCCCTGGAGGTAA
- the Taok2 gene encoding serine/threonine-protein kinase TAO2 isoform X1 has protein sequence MPAGGRAGSLKDPDVAELFFKDDPEKLFSDLREIGHGSFGAVYFARDVRSSEVVAIKKMSYSGKQSNEKWQDIIKEVRFLQKLRHPNTIQYRGCYLREHTAWLVMEYCLGSASDLLEVHKKPLQEVEIAAVTHGALQGLAYLHSHNMIHRDVKAGNILLSEPGLVKLGDFGSASIMAPANSFVGTPYWMAPEVILAMDEGQYDGKVDVWSLGITCIELAERKPPLFNMNAMSALYHIAQNESPALQSGHWSEYFRNFVDSCLQKIPQDRPTSEVLLKHRFVLRERPPTVIMDLIQRTKDAVRELDNLQYRKMKKILFQEAPNGPGAEAPEEEELTPCSQEAEPYMHRAGTLTSLESSHSVPSMSISASSQSSSVNSLADASDNEEEEEEEEEEEEEEEEEGPEAREMAMMQEGEHTVTSHSSIIHRLPGSDNLYDDPYQPEMTPGPLQPPAAPPTSTTSSARRRAYCRNRDHFATIRTASLVSRQIQEHEQDSALREQLSGYKRMRRQHQKQLLALESRLRGEREEHSGRLQRELEAQRAGFGTEAEKLARRHQAIGEKEARAAQAEERKFQQHILGQQKKELAALLEAQKRTYKLRKEQLKEELQENPSTPKREKAEWLLRQKEQLQQCQAEEEAGLLRRQRQYFELQCRQYKRKMLLARHSLDQDLLREDLNKKQTQKDLECALLLRQHEATRELELRQLQAVQRTRAELTRLQHQTELGNQLEYNKRREQELRQKHAAQVRQQPKSLKVRAGQLPMGLPATGALGPLSTGTPSEEQPCSSGQEAVLDQRMLGEEEEAVPERRILGEEGTILEPEEQRILGEEMGTFSSSPQKHRSLVNEEDWDISEEMKEIRVPSPASQERSIIGQEEAGAWSLWKKEGRNLVDVEFKLDWVQGPVLTPVPEEEEEEEEEEEEEEEGGAPIGTPRDPGDGCPSPDIPPEPPPSHLRQCPASQLPGLLSHGLLAGLSFAVGSSSGLLPLLLLLLLPLLAAQGGGGLQAALLALEVGLVGLGASYLFLCTALHLPPSLFLLLAQGTALGAVLSLSWRRGLLGVPLGLGAAWLLAWPSLALPLAAMAAGGKWVRQQGPQMRRGISRLWLRVLLRLSPMAFRALQGCGAVGDRGLFALYPKTNKNGFKSRLPVPWPRQGNPRTTQHPLALLARVWALCKGWNWRLARASHRLASCLPPWAIHTLASWGLLKGERPSRIPRLLPRSQRRLGLSASRQLPPGTVAGRRAQTRRALPPWR, from the exons ATGCCAGCTGGGGGCCGGGCAGGGAGCCTGAAGGACCCTGATGTAGCTGAGCTCTTCTTCAAGGATGACCCTGAGAAGCTTTTCTCTGACCTCCGGGAAATTGGCCATGGCAGCTTTGGCGCTGTGTACTTT GCCCGGGATGTCCGAAGCAGTGAAGTGGTGGCCATCAAGAAGATGTCCTACAGTGGGAAGCAGTCAAATGAG AAATGGCAGGACATCATCAAGGAGGTGCGGTTCTTACAGAAGCTACGACATCCCAATACCATTCAGTACCGGGGCTGTTACCTGAGGGAGCACACAGCTTGG CTGGTGATGGAGTATTGCCTGGGCTCAGCTTCTGATCTTTTAGAAG TGCACAAGAAGCCCCTTCAGGAGGTGGAGATTGCAGCTGTGACCCATGGGGCGCTTCAGGGCCTGGCATATCTACACTCACACAACATGATCCATAG GGATGTAAAGGCTGGAAACATCTTGCTGTCTGAACCAGGCTTGGTAAAATTGGGGGACTTTGGCTCCGCATCTATCATGGCACCTGCCAACTCCTTTGTGGGCACTCCATACTG GATGGCTCCAGAGGTGATCTTAGCCATGGATGAGGGGCAGTATGATGGCAAAGTGGATGTCTGGTCCTTGGGGATAACCTGTATTGAGTTGG CTGAGCGGAAGCCACCACTGTTTAACATGAATGCAATGAGTGCCTTATACCACATTGCACAGAATGAGTCCCCTGCGCTCCAGTCAGGACACTG GTCTGAGTACTTCCGGAATTTTGTTGACTCCTGTCTTCAGAAAATCCCTCAAGATAGACCAACCTCAGAGGTTCTTCTGAAG CACCGCTTTGTGCTCCGGGAGCGGCCACCCACAGTCATCATGGACCTAATCCAGAGGACCAAGGATGCTGTACGGGAACTGGATAACCTGCAGTACCGGAAGATGAAGAAGATACTGTTCCAAGAAGCACCCAATGGCCCTGGTGCGGAGgccccagaggaggaggag CTCACACCCTGTTCGCAGGAAGCAGAACCCTACATGCACCGAGCAGGGACACTGACCAGTCTAGAGAGTAGCCACTCAGTGCCCAGCATGTCCATCAGCGCCTCCAGCCAAAGCAGCTCAGTCAACAGCCTAGCAGATGCCTCAgacaatgaggaggaggaggaagaagaggaagaggaggaggaagaggaggaggaagaaggcccTGAAGCCCGAGAAATGGCCATGATGCAGGAGGGGGAGCATACAGTCACTTCCCACAGCTCCATCATCCACAGACTGCCG GGCTCAGACAACCTATATGATGATCCCTACCAGCCAGAGATGACCCCAGGTCCACTCCAACCACCTGCAGCCCCTCCTACCTCCACCACCTCTTCTGCTCGCCGCCGGGCTTATTGCCGCAACCGGGACCACTTTGCTACCATCCGTACTGCCTCCCTG GTCAGCCGTCAGATCCAGGAGCATGAGCAGGACTCGGCTCTGCGGGAGCAACTGAGTGGCTACAAGCGGATGCGGCGTCAGCACCAGAAGCAGCTGCTGGCCCTGGAGTCCCGTCTGAGGGGTGAACGTGAGGAGCACAGTGGACGGCTGCAGCGGGAACTTGAGGCACAACGGGCTGGCTTTGGGACTGAGGCTGAGAAGCTGGCCCGGAGGCACCAGGCCATTGGTGAAAAGGAGGCCCGGGCTGCTCAGGCCGAGGAGCGCAAGTTCCAGCAGCACATCCTGGGGCAGCAGAAGAAGGAGCTGGCTGCCCTGCTGGAGGCGCAGAAGCGAACCTATAAGCTTCGGAAGGAGCAGTTGAAGGAG GAGCTCCAGGAGAACCCTAGCACACCGAAACGAGAGAAGGCCGAGTGGttgctgaggcagaaggagcagCTGCAGCAGTGCCAGGCGGAAGAGGAGGCCGGGCTGCtgcggaggcagagacagtactTTGAACTGCAGTGTCGCCAGTACAAGCGCAAGATGCTGCTGGCCCGACACAGCCTGGACCAGGACCTGCTTCGAGAG GACTTGaacaagaaacagacacagaaggaCTTGGAGTGTGCTCTGCTGTTGCGGCAACATGAGGCCACCCGAGAGTTGGAGCTACGGCAGCTGCAAGCTGTCCAGCGCACACGTGCTGAGCTCACCCGCCTCCAGCACCAGACAGAGCTAGGCAACCAGCTGGAGTACAACAAGCGGCGGGAGCAGGAGCTGCGGCAGAAGCATGCGGCCCAGGTTCGCCAGCAGCCCAAGAGCCTCAAAGTACGTGCAGGCCAGCTACCCATGGGCCTCCCTGCTACTGGGGCTCTGGGACCACTCAGCACAGGCACCCCTAGTGAAGAGCAGCCCTGCTCATCTGGCCAGGAGGCAGTCCTGGACCAAAGGAtgctgggagaggaggaggaagcagtgcCAGAGAGAAGGATTTTGGGAGAGGAAGGGACCATCTTGGAGCCAGAGGAGCAGAGGATTCTGGGGGAAGAAATGGGAACCTTTAGTTCCAGCCCACAAAAACATAGGAGTCTGGTTAATGAGGAAGATTGGGATATATCTGAGGAGATGAAGGAGATTAGAGTCCCATCACCGGCATCCCAGGAGAGAAGTATTATTGgccaggaagaggctggggcaTGGAGTTTGTGGAAGAAAGAGGGTAGGAACCTTGTGGATGTGGAGTTCAAGCTTGACTGGGTCCAGGGTCCTGTTCTGACTCCGGtccctgaggaggaggaggaggaggaggaggaggaggaggaggaggaggagggaggggctccAATTGGAACCCCCAGGGACCCTGGAGATGGCTGTCCTTCCCCAGATATCCCCCCAGAGCCACCTCCATCACATCTGAGACAGTGCCCTGCTAGCCAACTCCCTGGACTCCTTTCTCATGGCCTCCTGGCTGGCCTCTCCTTTGCAGTGGGGTCTTCCTCTGGCCTTCTgcccctcctgctgctgctgctcctcccaCTGCTGGCAGCCCAGGGTGGGGGCGGCCTGCAGGCAGCGCTGCTGGCCCTTGAGGTAGGACTAGTGGGCCTGGGGGCCTCCTACCTGTTCCTTTGTACAGCCCTCCACCTGccccccagcctcttccttctcctggctcaGGGCACTGCACTAGGAGCTGTCCTTAGCCTGAGCTGGCGCCGAGGCCTTCTGGGTGTGCCTCTGGGCCTGGGGGCTGCCTGGCTCCTAGCTTGGCCCAGCCTGGCTCTACCTCTGGCAGCTATGGCAGCTGGGGGCAAATGGGTGCGGCAGCAAGGCCCCCAGATGCGTCGAGGCATCTCTCGACTTTGGTTGCGGGTTCTGCTACGCCTGTCACCCATGGCCTTTCGGGCCCTACAGGGCTGTGGGGCCGTGGGAGACCGGGGGTTGTTTGCGCTGTATCCTAAGACCAACAAGAACGGTTTTAAAAGCCGACTACCTGTCCCTTGGCCCCGTCAGGGAAATCCTCGCACTACTCAACACCCACTAGCTCTGTTGGCAAGAGTTTGGGCTCTGTGCAAGGGCTGGAACTGGCGCCTAGCACGGGCTAGCCACAGATTAGCCTCTTGCTTACCCCCCTGGGCTATTCACACACTAGCCAGCTGGGGCCTGCTTAAAGGCGAACGGCCCAGTCGTATCCCTCGGCTGCTACCACGCAGCCAGCGCCGTCTTGGGCTCTCTGCTTCCCGACAGCTACCACCAGGGACTGTGGCTGGGCGGAGAGCTCAGACCCGCAGGGCCCTGCCTCCCTGGAGGTAA